The genomic interval ATCCAGGAATCAAACCAGATGATATCCGGCGAATAGCCATCGATCACTTCAACCAGCTGATCGATCCAGTACTGATTGAATTCTTCAATGGTTTCAAAATTACCGAAAAGCATCCGCAGTTTCGGATCCGTTGTTGCCGTCGGCAGATCCGGATCATACGGATAATGACTGTTAAAGCCCCTTTCCCGGTCTTTCAGGTTATCGCGGTTTCGCTGGCCGTTACGCGCATGATGAAACGTGGCAATTGTTTTCATATCGCGTTTTCTCAACTCCGTAAAGAGCTCTCCCAGAACATCCCGCTTCGGTCCCATGTCACCGGCATTCCAGGGATTCACCTTACTCGCCCACATGGCAAAGCCGTCATGATGTTCAGCAACCGGCCCGGCAAACCGGGCACCTGCAGCTTTGAACAGATCCGCCCATTCAGCCGGGTCAAAGTGTTCCGCAGTAAACATCGGAATAAAATCTTCATAGCCGAATTCATCAATCGGACCGTAGGTTTTCGTATGATGCTTATTCACCCAGCTTCCAACGCGATACATTTCGCCGGGGTACCAGGCACTTCCAAAGGCCGGAACACTGTACGGTCCCCAATGGAAATAGATTCCCAGTTTAGCATCCTGAAACCACTCCGGGGCCGCCTCATGTTTCGCCAGCGACTCCCAGGACGGCCCATACTTCCCCGCCGAAGCGGAAAGTACGGCCAGCCCGAAAAAAACAACTGCAAACTTCTTCACCATATAATCCCGTCAGAATCTACTTGTTATCGCCGGGGCGCAGCTCAAGCAGTTTCCCATATTCAACAATACCCTGTTCCCTGATCCAGGCATTGCATTTTTTCTCCAGCATCGCCACGATTTCCGGCCGGACATCCGCAAGATTGTTCTGTTCCGACGGATCGTTTTCAAGATCGTAGAGTTCATATGCAATACCAGGCACATCACGGGTCATGGTGAACCAGCCCGGCTCAATCAGCAGTTTCCATCGGCCCTGCCAGATAACACTCTGCTGTCCCTTGTCATTAAAGAACAGATACTCAGCAGGCTTACGTTTTTTACCTTCCAGCACCGGCAGCATGCTGCGACTGGGCAGTTTTTCCGTTTTCCTGCCCCGGAAGGTTTCCGGATATTCCGTTCCGGCAAGCTCCAGACAGGTCGGCAGAATATCCGCCACCCAGACCTGTTCATGAGAAATGGTTCCCGGTTTAATTCGGCCCGGCCATGAGGCAATGAAGTGCGTTTTACATCCCCCTTCCCACAACAGGGCTTTAACCCCCCGATACGGCGTATTGAACATGCTGTCCAGATGCGCCGCATTCCCGTTATCGGAAAAATAGAGAATCAGCGTGTTGTTCAGCTCGCCCTTTTCCTTCAGCGATTCAACCAGACGCCCTACATTTTCATCCACCTTTTCAATCATCGCCGCATGAATGGCCATCTGCAGACGGAATTCGTCTTCCTTTTTCGGATCATACCAGGCTTTTTTATATTCGATATCCGGCGGACAGAGCTTCTGCGCTTTCAAACCTTCAGCACGGGCGGCTTCAACCGCACGGATATCCTCATACTTTTTGAGATATTTCTGCACCAGTTCCTCCGGAGCCTGGAGCGGTTTGTGCGGAGCCCGATAGGCCACATACAGGAAAAAAGGTTCCTTATCTTTACCGGATGCATCCGAAATCATTTCAATCGCCCTATCCGTTACCCCATCGGTGTCATACCACGCCTTTCCGGTTTTTCCATGATTCACCGTATAAGGCAGATCTTTGCGTTTGGAAAAGCAGTGCATCGTGTATTCCCGGTCATAATTCAGTTTGGCAATTTCATTACCTTCCATGATCACATGATGCTGACCCGGCACATAAAAGAGATTATCCTGAGCTCCGTAGAGACCGAAATATTCATCAAACCCACGCTGAAGCGGGAGTCCGAGGAAATCCTGTTCAATCTCCTCCTCAGTCAATTCCCAGCCTTCATGGTACTGTTTCCAGACTTCCTGCCGCTGCGGTTTCAGCTTCATCAGACTTCCGCCCAAATGCCACTTACCGGACATCAGCGTACGGTAACCGGCCTCTTTCAGCAGCTCAGGAAGCAGCGGCGTATCATACGGAAGCCGACCTCGATGTGCCGGATACGGCATTTCGCGAACCCAGTCACCCACCACACCGCCGCCGAAACCGACTTTGGCGCAATCCAGCCCGGAAAGCAGCGAAGCACGCGTCGGACTGCAGCGGCCATTCGTATAAAAATTACTCAGCCGAATACCTGAATCAGCCAGCTTATCGATATTCGGCGTATCAATTTCACTACCGAAACATCCCAGATCCGTGTACCCCGAATCATCGGTCATGATCACCACGATATTCGGACGCGTATCCGAAGCAAGTACACTCCAGCTGATTGCCAGAGATAACGTCATTAACAGGCCGGTTTTCATCCCATCACTCCTTTAATTAAATTTCTTTCGGTTCCATTCGAAATGATTCACAAATGCGGGACACATTCAATGAGCCCATCATCCAACTTGACAGAACTCCATTCATTTGTACTACCCTGAATGGTCCGGTTCCGGAATTTATGCATCGCTCATCATCCGGGTTCCGATGCTTCCGACACGAACGGTTTATTCGAAGCTGAAAAGATAATCATTTCAGACCGCGTCGTCCCCTGTTCCATAGGCCAGTTTCCGGCCGGCCTGTCCAGATTCCTCCCGGACTAATTCCGGCTTTCCCCGGACAATATCCGGCGGTTCTCTGTTTCAATTCTTTCACGCTGCCGTCCGGATAGCCCATGCTTGTAATGATATTCCGGACTGTATCTCAGAAAATGACCTTTCATCTCCGGATCATGCACATCCCGGCTCAGGTCGCAGTCGAAACGCACCAGAATGGAATGATTTTTACCCTCCCCCACACCCACATGGGTAAAATGGGAAATCCCCCACGTAATACCTCGACCGTCCTTTGTGTCGGAAAAAGCATCCGGCACAAACGGTCCGGCCGCCACCGGCATCATTTCCACATGTGCAACCACCTTAAAATTCACCCAATCCTCTGCATACTGAATGGTATTCCGTTCCATACCATCTTTAATCACCAGCGCGGCAACCCCTTCCTTAAAGGGAAACAGCGTCGTTTCATGCCCCGAATTAATCACCGGATTCAGCGGATGTTTTTTAAACGGTCCCAGTGGATGCTCTGCAATCGCCAGCCCCTGCATGCGTACTTTGGATGGGGAAAACTCCGGACGCTTATCGAAATCGCTTTTGTAATACAGATAAATTTTCCCGTCATGCACCAGCGGATAGGGGTCGTGAATGGAAAACTGATCCCACTCGCCTTCTCCTCCGTTCGGAATCACCACCCTGCCATACGGTGTCCAGGGTCCATCCGGCGAATCGGCCCAGGATACCGCGACCGGGCAGAAATCGCCACGGGTTCCACTCGCCTCCATAAAAGCCTGATAATAAAGATAATATTTTCCTTCCCATTCGAGAATATCGGTCGTCGTAACTGACCGCCAGCCGGGTTGCGGTTTCGGCGGCCGCGGCACAGCTACCCCCTGCTCCTCCCAGACAAAACCATCCTCCGAAACGGCATAATAAATATCCGCCAGATCCCAGTCAGCCGACGGAATAACATCCGTGGCCTCCCGGGCCCGCGCCATGCCCACAGGTCTGTGACCCGTTGCGCGGCGCGTATACCAGACATAGTATTTTCCATTGGCAAAAATCACCTTGGACGGATCGCGTCGGGATACTGTCCCGTCGCCGCCGTTGTAATCAAAGCCCTTCAGCTCGGTATATCTGAACTGAGAATAGAGCTCCTGCGCTTCCGGACGGAATCCTCCGTATTCATCATAAGCCCGTTCCACAGCCGCACTTAGCGGCCGTTCCGGCTTTTCCTCCGGAATAAGAAAAGGAAAAGCGTTCATCTGATCTGCAGCCTTCGTCACGAAACCTGCCGCCAGAAACAGCAGCAATAATCCAGTATCATTTTTTAAAGTCATCATTCAGTCCTCATATGTTCCTGTCCGGAAGAATTGCGCTCTGTTTATACGTCCGGGATGAACTCCCGGACCGAATGAAAACGGCACAGCCCCCGATACTTTCTAATCAGGACGAATGTCAGCACTGAATTCAAACACCTGCATGGCCAAACTTGACACATGTCCTCCATCATCAGGAAAGATCAATTCGACCGTGTTATTCTTTTCCAGCAGCGCATACTTAACCGGAATTTCCACAACACCGAAAAACTGACCGCGGGTCGCCTGATCATAGCCCCGCCAATCGGTCGGAACCTCAACCGACGTTCCGTTCACCCGAACGACCGGATGAAGCGAACGCCCGTGTTTCCGGCCCATACCCACGCGCAAAACCGCCTCACCGAATGCTGAAGCCCGCCTCACGCCCTCAATCCTGAAACGGATCGGCTCATCAGCCTTTATCGGCTGCAAATAGGTCGTTGCGTAATATTTCTTTTCCACAGAAACTTCATTCGTTTTCAGCGGAGCCCGATAAGAGAATTTCAACATCGCAGTTGCAGAGGCCCCAACGTGATCCGTTCCAGCGAAGCGCGTTCAAATTCATCAATAACCGGCTCAAGATTTTCATCCGCATGCGCATGCTTAACCTCGACTCTCAGCAGATCTTCGGAAGCCCCCGGCATACTGAGTTCCACCGTTTGCGGTCCCGTATGGTCCAGACTGCTGACAACCACAAAC from Verrucomicrobia bacterium S94 carries:
- a CDS encoding sulfatase; amino-acid sequence: MKTGLLMTLSLAISWSVLASDTRPNIVVIMTDDSGYTDLGCFGSEIDTPNIDKLADSGIRLSNFYTNGRCSPTRASLLSGLDCAKVGFGGGVVGDWVREMPYPAHRGRLPYDTPLLPELLKEAGYRTLMSGKWHLGGSLMKLKPQRQEVWKQYHEGWELTEEEIEQDFLGLPLQRGFDEYFGLYGAQDNLFYVPGQHHVIMEGNEIAKLNYDREYTMHCFSKRKDLPYTVNHGKTGKAWYDTDGVTDRAIEMISDASGKDKEPFFLYVAYRAPHKPLQAPEELVQKYLKKYEDIRAVEAARAEGLKAQKLCPPDIEYKKAWYDPKKEDEFRLQMAIHAAMIEKVDENVGRLVESLKEKGELNNTLILYFSDNGNAAHLDSMFNTPYRGVKALLWEGGCKTHFIASWPGRIKPGTISHEQVWVADILPTCLELAGTEYPETFRGRKTEKLPSRSMLPVLEGKKRKPAEYLFFNDKGQQSVIWQGRWKLLIEPGWFTMTRDVPGIAYELYDLENDPSEQNNLADVRPEIVAMLEKKCNAWIREQGIVEYGKLLELRPGDNK
- a CDS encoding glycoside hydrolase, producing MTLKNDTGLLLLFLAAGFVTKAADQMNAFPFLIPEEKPERPLSAAVERAYDEYGGFRPEAQELYSQFRYTELKGFDYNGGDGTVSRRDPSKVIFANGKYYVWYTRRATGHRPVGMARAREATDVIPSADWDLADIYYAVSEDGFVWEEQGVAVPRPPKPQPGWRSVTTTDILEWEGKYYLYYQAFMEASGTRGDFCPVAVSWADSPDGPWTPYGRVVIPNGGEGEWDQFSIHDPYPLVHDGKIYLYYKSDFDKRPEFSPSKVRMQGLAIAEHPLGPFKKHPLNPVINSGHETTLFPFKEGVAALVIKDGMERNTIQYAEDWVNFKVVAHVEMMPVAAGPFVPDAFSDTKDGRGITWGISHFTHVGVGEGKNHSILVRFDCDLSRDVHDPEMKGHFLRYSPEYHYKHGLSGRQRERIETENRRILSGESRN